The window AGAGGATATGAAAACAGATGGGATTCTGTCTGAGAAGTGCAAGACAGAGGCACCGATCCAACCTGACCCACGCCAAAGTGGTATTTTTACTCAAGAGCCTTCTTTCAGAGTTTGCATTCAAAAGGTGTGGCTATCCCCCAGTGCAGACACAGCAGCCCTGGCTCTAACTCAGCTAGGTTGGACACACTGTGCAAATGCCCACATGCTGGCTGGGCACAAGCCACCTTTGCTGTGGAAGCAGTGGAGGTCTTAGGGTCAGCCAGCAGTACGGATCCTTGGCTCCTGTAATCCTTTTTCTTAAGTCATGACCGTATTGAAAACTATCTAAACAGCCCAAGAAAGAGGAATGTAACACAGTTCCCCTGCTGACTTCCAGCCAGGTGCCTAAAGCACTGATTTCCAGTTAGGTCACCTTCTGCTGGCTCTCCCTCTAGGACTCTTGCTAACCTCCTTACACCAGCTTGGCTTCTCCTGTCCAGCAGTTATGGGACTCTCCGAATGGGTTCCAATCTCCTGACCCACAGAGGCCATTTAACCCAGATCCACCAGTTGTTAGACTACTGGGCAAAATAGTACATTGCCCTCCTCCTTGTCATATTCCTGAATGAACGTGTCCACAGGTGCTGTTCCTTGGGTTAAATATCCCCACTGACATGTTTGGCTCAGCATACCAGTCCCCTCTCAGGAGCTGGACAAAGTATACTGACTTCTTCACCACAACGTGAGATCAAGCTGCAGCTTCGGTGGGAGCTAAGCCTCCCCACAGCCAAGACTGGCACCCATTTTTACATATGGGCATCCAGGCACAGTTATTTTCAGCAAATACTTGTGGGTTAGGTCCCCAGGTCCATAACTACTGGGCTTTTCTAGCCTAAAGTCTTCAAAGCCATACCCAATTCCCTAGGTCCCAGTCCTATTCTTATTAAAGAATCTAATTTTCTTATgatttagaaggaaaaatgtaaaatttcacTCAATAGATTTTTCCAGATATACCCAAGTCTGTCAACTCTTGGTTTAAAAATGATCAGTAGAAACAGTTACATATTCTAATCTGCAAATGCCTGGAGAAGCGGTGATATTTTCAGAGCTGTATTTTCCTTGGCTGGCTTTTGAACTCTTTCTTCACTTCGGCTAACTGCCCAACAAAGCTCTCCTGACAAGAAAAAGCATGGCAAGGCAAGGACACCTGTAGCAGAGCAGACAACACAGAACAAATTTGCAGCTCAGACACTAACGAGCTGAGTGGACATTTCAAACCCAAGTAgcttcaaaagaattaaaaatgaaatgaaacactgAGACACATGAACGGAGCAATGTCTTAATCCTCAGGCCAAAGTACCATAGATGTACCATTCCATGAAAAAGTTCAGACTTTGCTTGTGAGTAGCAAAGTAACAGCAATAGCAAAATACAGGTTGAAAACACTGGAGTAGTTACAGCTTTCCCTATTAAAAAATGACAGCTTTATGCAACCCTGACCTTGGTTGTAGCGCCTAGACACACTACagtttgaattaaaaacaaaaaaaccaaaaaaaaacccaataaaaacaAACTCACATCTAGGGTTGGTGTCTCAAGACAGTCACAACCCTATCGCTCCACAAGCTTGGCTGAACTGAATATATGTAGCAGCTTAAGAAAATTTCCACCTGTATGAATGccaaaaatatctgcaaaagagCTGTTCAGCAGGTATTTCAACCTTATAGGAGTGGATTTTGCTCTCCCAATTAACCTTTGCTATAAAAAGCAATTTAACCCTCATCCAAGGAAAGGCTATTGGCTCTGCAAACAGATTTGGACAtacattttttcctgaaggtcACTGCACTCAGCCTGGCTCCCAGGAAATTCATGATGAGTTCACATCAGGAACCACATTTCCCGTTGCCGTCTTACCCTTCACATGGGGCTCAGTATTCCTACAATCTGCCAGCTGGGTCTTCTGTTCACAGCCACTTCTAAGTTAAAAATCACCAACTTGGACCAATCTCAAGTTACAACTATGTAAGCCTTCAGCCGAGTTAGACTTTCAGGATCCCATTCAAACCACATTCATTTTAACATGCTAACAAACTCCCTGTGGGcaagaaattgttttttttcctgagaatccATCTAGAATGAGCTCTCTGGTCTGGCTGTTAGAGAACATTTTTCAACTTCTTTACTGCAGTGCAAAGTAATGGTCCTAGAAACATGTTTCTTTTCTACAGGTGTTGTTCATATTCCTCTAATTCACATCTTCATCCTCTGATGAATTATGCAACAAATACAAACACAAATTACAAAAAATATGTGCACTTAATTTAATTGgtgtgacaagaaaaaaaaaatctgtccccaTGATCACAACAGTTAAGCATATAAACAGAGCCGAGGCAATGGCTTTGTTCAAAGCATTCTTTTCTTCTACTCAGATTTAAAAGGCAACTAAAGGGAATGCTCCAAACAAAGGATCTTTTGCAGGAAAACAAGAAGCAAGTCCTTGCCCACTCATGTTCATTTAAAACTCCTTTTGCAAGAATGGAGTTTTCTTGGAAGAATGTTTGCTATAGGATCCAAGCTAAATTCCAAGCTGGAGCATTTCTCTCTGCCAGCTTTTGGCAGCACAATTTTGATAAATACTCAGAGGCAGAACAATCAGCAAAGGACAAAGCAATCCTTGTGAACAGTCTGCAAAGCTACTTTGgagacatttagaaaaaaaacacgcAAGTAAATATTTAAGTCAGGGTTATTCAGCCTCTCGCAGGCAGTCACGTTAATGAAAATGCATGTTTGATTATTAATTGCAAATACTGGGCTTTAGCCAGGCTTGAAAGTTTTAAGTGGAAGAACTTGCATGAGCTGCATAACTATACTCAGCCCACCCCTGCCTTTCCCCATCACTTCCTATAAAATCTCATCACTGGCTCCTATATGAAGAGGGAGCACTCAAAACAGCTGCTGTCCCTTGCCTGCCAAGCTATCAATGCACTGCAGGAGAAAGAGTGAAGAGTTCTGGCTGCTCCACTGCTAGTTACCTTGCCTGACTATGAGAGTGAAGTAGGCAAGGCTGCCAAAGCACCTACCATGACACAATTCCCACTGCAGATAAAGTCTCGGGGCAAAACTTTTGTCAGTCTAATTTAGACAGTGGAAGGACACGAAGAGTGGCATTAGAATAAGCTGGTACCTGCAGCAGAACTACTTTGACAGTAAAGCACATGCAGTCAGTTCAGCTGGTAAATCACCTTCAACAGACTGCTGCCGAGACAAGCAGGGCAAGCCCCAGGGAATATCTGAGCAGCTCACCCTCTTCACTGCCCAGGACCACCAAGGATGGTGGAAAAGGGAAAGCTAAACACTCACCAGTGTTTTCCGTTCTGCCATACTAAATTAAGAGTTGCTTTCAGGCTGCTCTAACTTATGCTAGCTGGCAACAACACCTAAAATATCTCAGAGCAACTGAGgaatatttaaaatctgaacATGCCTGTGGCATCACCTGTAGCTTTTCACACGCCAACACTGCAGGAAGCAAGGTGGAAAACGTGGGTGTGCTTTATGGATATATCTACCCAGAAACACTCCTTCAAGAAGCTCCAGGAATTTCCATTCACTGCTACGGCAACTCTATTAGTATTTACTGGAAAGTAATGGGAGACAACTGGAACAGTCGAGACCTAATTTGCAGCCGTTTAGAACATCCTGGGGCATTCCCGTTAATAGCAGTACTTTTTAAAGTTGGGGAAAATATGGTCTCAATATCCAAATTTTTCCTGATCTGTGTCCAGGATGAGAGATCACACTAAGCATTTCTCAAACTTTTTGAAAGGTCACCCTCCCTTAGGGATCTTtacttgaataaataaaatgaaaataagtctttattttttccctttattctcaCACAAGCACTATACCACCCAGGGAACAGGTAACTACATTTAATTGCTGTTACCAACTCAGCTCCTCCAGGACAGGGGAGTGAAAATCTGGTGTAATTAGAGCTCGCTTCTGccctgaagaaaattaactattcTCAACAATTAAACCTGTCTGCTGGCTACTGTGAGCAACCCACAACTACCTCCAAGTCCGTCCTGACCCATGGTTTTTTCAAATACTATCCCAACTCCCTGCCACAGATTGCAACAGTCACTTAGAAGCCCCAGGCAAAAAAGGCTCTAAGagctttttgagaagaaaacaaaaatataaaaaaaaccccaaaaccaaacacctctaTTCAGGAAGTTTCTCTTCTGTTGTAACATCTTTGTATGGATTCTGGTGATTGACCCCTTcctaaaagaatgaaaataccATGTGGGCTGTGCTGAGAGGCAGCCAAGTGGAACAGAAGGGCTAGTGTTGAACCCAGTAAGGAAGAGGGAGGAATTAGGAAAGATCGACAGCCTAAAGCTATTCAACAGCAGTATAGCGACTGCTTAAGCTGGGATAAGTTTGAGAGGCCTAGGTACTAAATGCTCTCTGTGGGGACAGTATGTACCTCAGCTGGACTCTTCTAGCCTCAGACATAACTGGGGATGAGAGAAATGAGAGGCTACCAGTTACTCACAGCTAGAAGAGGATTTGGCCAGGACTGTTGCCAGCCAAGTCTTGGCAGCAGTAGTCTTGTGTACTTTGAATTGTTCAGGTTTTCCAAATAGAtgtattggttttgcttttcttctcccctaCAAGAAGTTCTgtttgtttaaaaccattgtttaaCTCTGTGCTCACAAGCGGAGAAGCATTGCTCATTCTTGAGCATTCAAAGAGTGTAATTGAATTTCCCAGGCTTCTGGGAGAGGGTCAAGCCAGTTTTGTGTAACAGTTTTAGCAAGAACCCAATTAAATTAAAGCAAGCTCTGCTGTTGCCAATCTGTGCCTTGGAGAAGGGTTACAATTAAACAGCAAAACATAGCGTGACACTAAGAACAGCAACAGATTTACTTAAGCATTCTCAAAATACATTACCACAATATCATAAAAACAAGCTTTAACACTGAGAATTTACCCGAGCAAGACAAACATTACTGCAGGGCAAcatgattttgtgtggtttttcttcctctctaaaactgaaggaaaatagaATTCCTTCAGTACTACCGGGTTTTTAGTCTGCTAGCGTCAGCAGTGACTACCTTCTTTAGAAACAAAGGCAACATTTATTTATCAAAcatctattaaaaatacatactgcAGCCTTTGTAAAGGAAAAGCACTTAAGGATGACAAACACGGAAGGTAGTGAGAAAAACTATTGTCATTAACTTCAGTCagacacacacatttaaaaacatttaaggtTAGCTGACCTGAAGCTAAGTTACAGACCATCATTTACCTTCTTTAAATGTACCATTAGCATTTTCTGGTGGACAATGGAGTGTACAGGACAAGTACTTGTGCAATAGTTCCCCTTTGCCTTCATCTGCCTAACCTCGTTCTCTCCTCTGCAACATTAACAAACCTGGCAGCATTCACCAGAAAAATACTGCGAATAGAAAACCACAATATAGTCCTTCAGGTCACATtaatttcccccccacacacccccttcaTCATTTCCTGATTTCCCTCCCCCATGCTctacttctcttttctttcccttgcccATTCTCTCATCTTGGccatctctttctccctttcttttttctaattatgtCTGTGGGGGttttaaagcaggatttttttcagctttatgcTTTCCTATTATCTTTTGCCCCACAATTTTGAGTTGGGTTTTGGTGGCGTTTTGGTTATGgcgatttattttttgttaaggtAACTTAAAAAGCAGAGTAAACCAGATATCTGACCCTCTCTCTGTTTACTTGCACAATCAACAGCtcaagttatttttcttccaagtctgGTGATCCTATGTACACAATTCTACTCAGAAGAACAGTCCTTCCAGCCATGCTGCTCATCTGTTTCAAGACCTAAGAGGATTTAAATAGATAACTGAGCTAGAAGCTAGACCAGAATAGCCACTAGAAGCCAACAGGATACCAGAAACGGTTTTAGAGCACTCAAGACCACAGAGCACTATTATTTTGTTATTAGATGAATGCTTAAGCTTACCATTTATAACCTGTCTCAGAAGAGCTTCTTTATGAATGAAAAGACAGTGCAGACCCACATGAGTTAGGATATGGATACCCCCTTTGAACAGCTCTTGAAGAAACCTCTGTTCTTACCTCTAGGCAAATTACTGATCCTTGATGCTCTTTGAACACTTTCAGCTGCTCACCAGTGACAATATTCCACGTTCGAATGGTATAATCTGTGCTGCCAGAAAACAGCTCCCTGTTTGGTGCGTCAAGTATAAGGCATAAGACAGCCCCAGTGTGTCCCAGCAGAGTCTGGTAACAGCGCCCACTGGACACCCACCAGACCTTAACAGTGCAGTCTGTGCTACCTGTCACTAGGAGGTCTCTGctcactttctcctcctcttcctcttcctcctcctcttcttcaagaaCATCCCTGGAGGAATAGTGAGCTAGAGTCAGGACACAGTTCCGATGGCCCCGGAATTCCTGGATTTGTTTCTCCTTGTCCACACTCCAACAACGGGCCGTCCTGTCATAGGAGCCACTAAAGAGATAGTCTTTGGCAACCAGGATCCTGcaaaaaataaagtttgcatATATGAACGGTATCATTATTTTTACTTAACTATTTTTTGGTCACAATTTCAATGCCAAGTACACTGAAGTTAGAAACAGTAGCATGAACACAACGTATAGAACCCTGATTCAGCATCCCTAAGAGACATTGTTTATCAacttttttgttgggttttttttaaataaaaaaataaaaaatccacaaacaGCAAACACTTCCCTGTTTCTGCTTTTAGGATTGAGACCTCTTATTCAGGAATATCAATGCAGACATTTTAGCACTATAGCATTGTCACTTTGGGCATTTGTGTTTTTCTAAAATCTTTTCCAGCAGCATTATTATGTACTTTTCATAACTTACACGTGCTAACTAAgagtttgtggtgtttttttttaaggaactcaTTTTTGATAATTATTTATCAGTATTTCTTTACAAATAATTATCTATAAACCGACCTGTGAAAATATCTTggaattaaaatacaattaaaaaccaaaaatccaGGAACCTGAACTGTAACTGGCAGTATGCAAAGATAATCATCTTTCCATCATCAAATAGAGAGTGTGCAGGGCAAGAAAATACACACCTAATTTCTCTTAGCCCAGGATCTCATAAGACGTAGAGCAAAAGCACCCCACTTACTACATAACTGAAGAGCGAATCAGAGATTACAGCTCAAGAATTCAACTTACTGGGCCTCCAAAATAATAACTAGTAGCTGCACAAACatataacaacagaaaaatctctACAGTTTGTATTTACAAACCAGAGATGGGGAACATCATAACCTGTCTTCTTTGTCAGCTGAGTTTGGCCCTCTGGAACCTTTCAAACTGGCAATAAAGTCATATGAATAGGGAACACATTTCCCATTTACTGATTCAAGCAAAAATCAGGCCAGTGCCAAAATACAGACAGAGCCAGCCTTTGTAACTATTTACAGAATCTAGCTACACATCATATGTGTTTTGAGTTTAGTAAGGAATAAAAAAAcacacccaccaaaaaaaaaagtaagaaaaggatACCAGCATTTGACTGTTCTCTTTATCATTAATTAAATCCAGCCCAACTATTAAAGAGGCATTTTAAATTGACGGGCCAATCAGTCACGCATAAtcagtttaatattaaacttcATTTGCACAAACAGGAATAGTAATTCCAGAAAAAGTCCTGACTTTATCCCTCTTACTGACACAAAGGCTTGACGTGatgtttttaaatctatttatcaGAAGCATCTGTTATCAATTGAATAATTTCTTCTGGAATTTCATTCCTAGCCCTGGATTCAACTCCCCTGCTGTGTGCCTTTCATTTCTCTCCTATCTGCTGCCTATGGATGTGTCAGCACTGTTGCTAGGAAAACTAATCATTACAGCACAGAACATGTGTAGCATGAACTCAAAGGTTTACACAACCCATTTTATTAGTGTAGTAACAGAGAACTGCAGGAAAATGACAATATATACAATAATAGATTACAGGAACACAAGGGAAGAACTCCACGGAACCAACCTGTTCACAATTGATGTGTGTCCTCGGTAAATGGCCAGGCACTGACCTGTCATCACATCCCACTTTCGAATGGTATGATCTGCGCTACATGTGAAGGCAGCCTCATTTTCCAAGTGGCAAAAGGTGATGTAACTTTCATGTCCTAGGaataacaaaggaaataaattaaatcacTGTGCATGCAAGCAGGACAGACTACTTGAGCTCTTTACcttaactaaaagaaaaatacaacaaacaaGTGGACCGAAGCTCTAGTTTTAAATGCACCACCACGTTCTTCGCATTTAAGGATCTGTAtaaaacataacatttttaattaacagcAGAAAACTCCATTGATACACAAATTAAGTGGAAAACAGTACAGTTCTACCAATCAAGCAGACTGAACAGTATTATAAAAACATGAGCTAAATTAGTATCAGTATAATAAATCTCAGACTAATGAAGTTTAAAACCAGTAAAAAACtggcttattttttaataaagaaatgcttttgcttccttcttctgaAGTCAGAAAAAAGAGGCTGCATTTTGACCCAGCCCATTGATTGTCAGGACAAAACCAGCCCTAAATTAAAGCACCAAACTATGAGAAAACGAAACGACATGAAACTCACCAGCAAGTTTAGTTTCATTGTCCAAGCAGaatgaaacacaaacaaaaacacctaTCTGGGTAACAGGTCAACCAATACTTTTCCCATTATGACTAATAACATAAATAAATCCCACAATTTTCAAAATATCAGCATATCTTTAAGGAAatgacacagaaagaaagaataagagaacAATTATTTATTCACTATTCAGAGTATGTTGAGATTCTACAGATAACAATAAAAATAGACACAACCGCTACTCTAAAAATGTCATGCTGAAAAACAGGGTAATACTAGCAAAAAGGAGTCAACATTACGACCTTAAGATTTTGTTGTTGCTTAGCAAGATGTGTCATTTTTCTATTGTATTGTTAAATCCACCGCATTTAAAAAATCACCTTAGGATTCAAGTCCCAGATTTTTCCAAGATCTCTTGTGTGAAATTGTTGTCAACTACCTAATTGTTGGGATAGTTTTATCTTGCactcttttgttttaattatttagaCTGTAAGCTTTCAAGATCAGAACTGTTTCCTCTTAAGTAACTACTACAAAAGAGTCACAGACATTAGTTGAAGCTCGTGGGCCGTACTGTGATTTAAATAGCACTATTctttgaggagaaaagaaaaaaatataagaaggACAAACACAAttaaagagagagagatggacaaAGATATTAGAAAAACGGAATCATGTTGTAGAATAAAGAGATGGTAAAAAAAACTGAGGGAAAGCAGACTGCCTAGTAAAACACTTTGTTTCACTGACTGCAAGAAACAGATTTTACTACAGCTCCTGTAGTTCAAAAGCCTTGTTGTAGTTCAAAAGCGAACCAGAATCCACATTATAAACATGCATCTTGTTTCCTCTTAAGCAAATTCACCAGATGTCAAAAATGAAACAGATCAGCAGGGCTACAGGCAAAAACTATACCCATCCTCACATTTTCATGTAAAATTTTTGCAAAGCAGCTTAAATGGGACAGGTTTCAACCAGCAGCATTTTTCTCATGTAATTCTGCTCTGGGAAGACCAAAAAAGATCTTGGTTACTGCGCCAAAGTCTGTCAGTTAGATTTTAACCATCAATAACACTCAAGCCACACAAAGGATGCCAAAACCCCCTGGGGCAGACAAGGTCTGGTGCTGGTGTAGTCAAAAGCAGCCTACACAAAAGTCTGTTGGTTATGCCGCCGTGGAAGCTTGAAGCTGTGTTATAGATACAGGTTTATCAGCAATTATAGCTTGAATGATACAAATTTACACAAGAACTCTGTGTGTAcgtaaatataaaatacagttatCTGACTCGACTGACTGTTCACAAACTATCTAGACAGCCTTCTTTAGGGTTCACCCCAAACACTAGGAGTACATAGGCCAGATTCTGAACATCATCCAATGTATTTCTCTTTCTAGTTAAAAGCTAATTGGTTGTTTACAGGGATTTCTAAGCCCAAAGCGAAGGCAGTGAGTTTTCCAGGAGTTAGAACCATGGCaggatgtggggaaaaaagacaataCTCCATAGctaaaaacaagcaagcaagcaaacaaacatctacaaaaaaaaaaaaatcacagcaatgtaatttcttctttggaagaaaaagggaTTAGAAATTCTAAATTTAAGAGCACTTTTTTCtgtattgaggaaaaaaagaacataagtGAGTGACAATACAAAAATCTTTAGTCCACATCTGACTCCTGCATGACTGTACTTCCTACAgagtttttctttgccttttaattATTGAGATGCTAGTCTAAGGGtaataaattttgtttaaaatgcaaaaacaatTTACAATGAGAAAGCCTAGCAATTAACATTTCTGTGCGTCAAATGTGGAGAAAAAATTAGCCTATTTAGTAAGGTTTCTTTCCAGACTTCTGGGTCAAGAGGTTCTAAATAAAAATtgtctgaaaaatgaaatgattaaaaggaaaaataaaaaaaaataaaaaaaaaaaaaagaaaagagagagagaaagagaaaaacaaaaagtccaGATTTCATCAGGGTGTAAAACAGAGGACTTCCAGAACGAGACATAAGTTAAACAACTGCTAAGTTCCACAGCCTGAGATAAAAGGATCCATGCATTCAGTAGCACtggtaacctgctctgggtggaACAGCTTCTGCTTAACATTACTGTAACCAATActcaaaaaaaaacacaaaacaaaataagcatTATTTTGGCTGCCCAGCAGACTTCGGGGACTGAAAGAGACCAGAACATGATGTGTGGCCTGTGCCATGGCTCAAAAACTAGGCGAAAAGGAGCTACTGTACCTTGGAAGTGGCCATGGCACTGGCTGTCGGCAGTGCTCCAGAGCCGCGCAGTGCCATCCTCGCTACCCGTGAGCAGGCGCTGCCCGTCCGGGCTCAGGCTCAGCCAGTTGATGCCTCCTTGGTGATCTGTACAGACCTTCACTGCTGAGCCACTGTTCCCCATCCCGCCAGTCCCAGACAAGGCAGAGGCTGCGGGTCAGATCATGGGCACTGCGCAACCCGCAGACTGTGCTCTGGGCCTCCAGCCGACTCCCACCGACCAACCTCAGCCATTACCTCAACCCCGAAAAATCATCGGGGTGGTCCGGACAGCTGCAGAGGgacaaaaaggaggaagaggagggcacgTCAAATCACTTTATCTCCCCCGTGGATACATCACTTTCCCACTCAGGGTGTGCTGAAGCCATTGAGTGCCCCTTTCTCCGCAGGAACCGAAGCCCCACTGTCGTAAGTTGGCCCTTCAACCCCACTGGTGCGCCTCCTCCATGGGCACAGAGGTACGTCCAGCCCCTCGGAGGGGACCCAGCCTGGATGGCGGCGGAACCGCTACCTGGTGCCCTGCTCTGAGGCTGCTGGCACACCGATTCTTTTCAAGCAATTTCAAGGCTGACTTGGGGCACGCTGAGGAGGCGACGCCTCCGAGCGAGGGAATCCCGGCCTCAGGCGGCCCCCACCGCCCCGAGGGCCGCCTGCCCCCTCTCCCGGCCGCCGCGGGATCACCTCAGCGGCCCCCGGCTGCCGCCATCCCCCCCACACGGCCCCCCCGGCATCTCCGCCCTCGACACTTACTCGGACACGGCCCCGGGCTCGTCTCCGGCGGAACGATCCCGCACTCACCCTCCGGGCGGAGGGAACCTCCTCCCGCCGGAGGGGCCGGAGCCGGCGCCGGGCCGAACGTGGgatcccccccgccgccgccctgcgGGGAGGCGGGAAGggctcccctccgcccccgccgtgcccccctCAGGCCACCTCGGGGCGGTTCCCCACCCCCAGCGCCAGCCCTCCCTCCGTTACCTCCCCCTCCATGGCAGAGCCGCTTCCAAGCgcggcagcccctctccccggggcGGGCAGCCGCTCCCTGCCCCCGCCCGCGCTGCTTCCTTGGGGCTACCGCTCCCCGCCTCGTCCTCCCAGGAGGTGCCCGGCGGCTCTGCCTCTCCGGGACGGCCTCCCCCGGCAGCAAACCCCCTTTTCAGGGGAAAAGAGGcattcccccaccccctgcctccccagggctgaAGCCGCCCCTTACCTCCTTTCAGTCACCCGGCGGTGAGGGGGGAAGAGTTGAGGGGCCGGAGGGTCTTTCCCGGCTGGGCACCCTTTAATAACCGCGCTGCGACCAAAACAACCCGACAACGCTCTCACCACCCCCTCAGCGGAGTCCCCGGGCTTCTCCTCAGGGGGAGGCAGCGCTTCCAGCCGCACGTTTCGCCCCCTCaggccgcccgccggccccgccgcctcagGGCACCCCCCGGGGGCACCGGCCCCGCGGCGGGAAGCCGCGTTTCTTCCCCGGCTTCTCAGGCTGGTTCCTCCCGGCGAGGGGACGCAGAGGCTTGTGCCGCCGAGCTGGGGGCTGGCTTTGAGGGAAGCCATTGCCTTTTGTTCCTcctctcgccccccccccccccccccgagctccgGACAAACTTCTTCTCAGGAGCACCCCGCCATCCATGGGAGCCCCCAACCCCCTCTCTTGCTCCGAGCCTTCCCAAAGCTTTTTGGGCCATTTCTTGTTAATACAGCTCCTTGTCCCATGCACTCCCAGTACTTGGGCTGGTAGCAGGGCTCCTGGCTTCATGCTGCCCTAAACCCCCTGTCCAAGGGCTCCGACATGGCGGGATGGAGCTGCTCCAAAGGGGGGCTCTGCTGCCTCAGGAGCTGTGGGGAACATGGGCCAAAAAGGGTCCT of the Larus michahellis chromosome 2, bLarMic1.1, whole genome shotgun sequence genome contains:
- the WDR86 gene encoding WD repeat-containing protein 86, producing the protein MGNSGSAVKVCTDHQGGINWLSLSPDGQRLLTGSEDGTARLWSTADSQCHGHFQGHESYITFCHLENEAAFTCSADHTIRKWDVMTGQCLAIYRGHTSIVNRILVAKDYLFSGSYDRTARCWSVDKEKQIQEFRGHRNCVLTLAHYSSRDVLEEEEEEEEEEEKVSRDLLVTGSTDCTVKVWWVSSGRCYQTLLGHTGAVLCLILDAPNRELFSGSTDYTIRTWNIVTGEQLKVFKEHQGSVICLELVNRHLYSGSADRTVKCWLVDTGERIQTYKAHKHSVSTLKYHAGILFTGSGDACARAFNSKSGVLQKIFRGHKFIINCIQIHNELLYTASHDGTLRIWDIRGICKRNKRRLKKERSAQGRSSQKGSLSRLFNNKVGCMVQQENGEHETVELM